The DNA segment TCCGGCGGATTGGCGAAGTCGGTCGTAATGTCATTGATGGCCGGATACTTGGAGTGAGCAGTAAGCACCGCGAAGACCGGGAGCGCCACCGCCAGGCTAAGCAAAGTGCCGATTAGCGCTCGTGGCCGCGCTACGCGGCGCGGCCCGGTCCTGGTCATCAGCAGCCCGATGATGCCCAGAACAAAACCGAGCAGGCTCAGCAGAAAGCCGAAGATGAACAGCTGAAAGCCAAAAAACGCCGGGGTCAGATAAAAGTGCGCTGCGATTACTCCCACCGCCACCAGTGTGACGGCGAGCATGCCGTCAAAGAAAGCCAGCCATGCCGCGATCATTTCCAACCCCCTCTCAGGGACTCATTTCTTCATTCCGCGCACGACAAACTGCGGTAGTACGAACAGAAAGGTTCTGGCGCCAATCGCGGCCTCGACCATCTTAAGCCAGCGCGCCGTCTCGTCGGCGCCAACCAGTCCCGAATCGCGTGCATAGCGCGCCAGGCTCGCCGTTAGCATGGGCAGCGATCGCCCCACCACGTCGGCGCCCGCCAGGACCTCGGTCTTCACCTCGGCCAGACCCACCGCGCCGAAGATTCCGCGCAAGCGTCGTCCGATCCTGGGCTCCTTGATCGCTATCGATTTGGCGGCGGTCAGCACCCGATCGCTCAGTTCGCGCCCTTCCTCGCCGATGTCGAGCGCCATCATGTCCCAATCGCTGTCGGTCGCAACTACCGTTGCGCCGGACGCGGCGACGCGGGCCATTTCCGCGACAGTATCGACCGCGGAATCCACATACTCAAGCACGTTTTTGCAGAAGACCCGGTCAAAGGATGCGTCGGGAAATGGCAACGGGGGAAAGCCCGCGTGAACAAATTCGATGGTCACGGCGTGCTCGCGCGCGCGTGCCTTCGATCGCGCGATGAATTCCGCGTTGATGTCAACTCCAGTTACTTTTCCGCCGGGGCTGACCCGGCGGGCGAGCTCGAAAGTGGTGTGGCCCGGTCCGGAACCGACGTCCAGCACTCGCTGGCCGGGCCGCAATTCGAGGGGGCGGATCAACGGGTCCATCGCGGGATGGAAGGCGAGAATCTGGTCGTAGGCCGCGTGTCGCTCGGGTTCGATCTCTATCCAGTGCTGCTTGTAGTAGGCCTCGGTCATGAAAATACCCCGCAGACGGTTAGCGCAGATGGACCGATATTAAAAGGACCGTGTCTCTGAGGGTGGCGTCGGCAACAAGAAAATTGAATGAAGATCATCGCTACTATAAGGTGAAAGTTCACCCGGTCGCGATCCTGGCTCTCCAATGCCTGCCGATGCAAACCGCATAAAACTGCTCAAGGAGTTGCTCGCCGAACGCATCCTGGTGCTCGACGGTGCGTTCGGCACCTTCATCTTGGGCCATTCTCTCTCGGCCGCCGACTACGGCGGCGCGAGCCTGGAGGGATGCAACGAGAACGTCGTTCGCACCCGCCCCGATTTGATCAGGGAAATGCACGCCGGGTTTCTGGAGGCGGGAGCCGATCTGATCGAGACCGCCAGCTTCGGCTCGACGCGGGTCGTACTCGCCGAGTATGGCCTGGAGGCACACACGCTGGAGCTGAACCGGATGGCCGCGACCATCGCGCGCGAGGAAGCGGAGCGCTATAGCACGCGAGCCAAGCCCCGCTTTGTGGTGGGCTCGATGGGCCCCACCACCAAAAGCATCTCGGTCACCGGCGGGATAAGCTTCGACGCGCTGGCCGAAGCCTACCGCGAGCAGGCACTGGGGCTCATCGAAGGTGGGGTGGACGTTCTGCTCATCGAGACCGTGCAGGACACGCTCAATTGCAAGGCTGCGCTCATCGGCATCGACCGCGCGATAGAGGAATCGGGCCGCGCGCCTGCGCTGGCCGTGTCTGGAACCATCGAGACGATGGGTACACTGCTGGCCGGTCAGGATGTTGAGGCGTTCTACACCTCGCTGGCGCATCGTGACCTGCTCTGGATGGGGCTCAACTGCGCAACCGGCCCCGACTTCATGACCGACCATCTGCGCACCTTGGCGGGACTTGCGCGGTTTAATGTCGCCTGCGTGCCGAACGCCGGCCTGCCCGACGAAGAAGGACGCTACAACGAAACCGCCGAGATGCTGGCGGAAAAGA comes from the Candidatus Binataceae bacterium genome and includes:
- a CDS encoding methyltransferase domain-containing protein, with the protein product MTEAYYKQHWIEIEPERHAAYDQILAFHPAMDPLIRPLELRPGQRVLDVGSGPGHTTFELARRVSPGGKVTGVDINAEFIARSKARAREHAVTIEFVHAGFPPLPFPDASFDRVFCKNVLEYVDSAVDTVAEMARVAASGATVVATDSDWDMMALDIGEEGRELSDRVLTAAKSIAIKEPRIGRRLRGIFGAVGLAEVKTEVLAGADVVGRSLPMLTASLARYARDSGLVGADETARWLKMVEAAIGARTFLFVLPQFVVRGMKK